Part of the Zingiber officinale cultivar Zhangliang chromosome 6A, Zo_v1.1, whole genome shotgun sequence genome, GAGAAAGATGAGGCTCCTGCCAATGTAGTAGTGCTCTAGAAAGTGTGAGCTTTCATATTGGCGTCCTCTCATAGAAATGTGATTAATCCCATGATTCAAGCCTCATGGACTTTATCCTTGTCGTTGGTATCACAGTAGACAGTAAATTTACTACTTGAATAGAATAACTTGATTTTATCGGAAATTAGATAAGCATAAAAAGATGGCAACATGTGTGTATTTTTTAGTGACAACTTAGACTTCTACACCAGGAATGAACACCGTACTCTCACGTAGCAGTCTGTGAGGAGACATCTTCTAAatggaaataattttatttatccgTGATAGAATTTAAAGCCCATCAGTACATAACCCCCCATAGATATTGATGACTCATCAAACACAACTTCTGGTCCTAAAGAAATTGCAGCTCACCTGAACTTTGTGTCCCTACGGCTTGTAATTACATGCTATGTATATCTTTTGTTGTATTATATTTTCTGTTATTATTAGAACATATGCATTTGTAGAACATGCTTACCTTAATAAAAATTAGGAAATATATGACATGCTTTTCCCCAGATAATAGAAAAACCATATTAATTTCCCTCTTACGCTGTTATTTTTTTTCAACAAAGTGCCTTTGAAGTTGTGATTTCAAGCATTAAACTAACTCCATGCTTTTATGATCTCTTACTCATACCTGATGCAAATGAATTTGATTAATCTAAAATAAATATATCCACTAAAATAAGCTGGTTCAATGTTTTAAAtacttctttttttatttcttcttggttgAAAATTTGACTTTAATGATCTATTTAAATATATCCACTAAAATAAACTGCTTCAATGTTCAAataacaattttattttatttacacttggccttatatatatatatatatatatatatatatagagagagagagagagagagagagagagagagagagagagatacaCACATGTCGTTGATACCCTGCACAACGCACGTGAGAGGCACCTCGCCTTGTGAGAGGCGCCCACACGCAGGGTGTGCAGGGTAACACGacgttatctatatatatatatatattttgcctGAGTCATAATGAGATCAGTTACATTAGATAGTTAACTTTGAGTTTATCTATCATGTGTTATGTCAATACCACCTATAACCATCTATTTCTGAAATTGCAGAGTAATATTGTAGCTTTTGGATAATGTTTCTGTTCTCTAAATGTTGTTCCCTcattctatttagttatttaaatttagttaagtttgtgAGCCAAGTTAAGTTGTTCTCTGAAATTATTTTGAAGCTTAAATAGGTATATCTTTATGACCCATACTTCATAGCTCCCTTAATTTCATTCCTTTTTCCTCCCTAAGTTACAGATATATTTATCTTTATAACTGACTAACTATGGAAACTGAGACTATTTCTTATGTTTGGTATTAATAATCTGTAATCATTGTTTCCATGATATCTGTATGATTGAAAAGTACCTTTTCTGTATTCATCCTTTATGCATATTACATACTGTTTTCCATATATTTAGTCTTGTTTCTCAATCTAAGTAATCCAATTAATACTTAGGCTTTCCCTAGTATTGGTATCTATATAAGAGAAGCATAAACTTCTTATTTTTCCATATCTATTAGTTTCTTATTTGGCTGCTATATACGTTTTGAAATTGTCATCTTTATGATTTCACCAGCTTTGAAAagcatatatttttttctatcaTAGTGATGGAATTTGGAACTTACTCACACCACTAAGTTTCTTCATACAACTCATACCTTTTCCTTTAGATTTTCTTTTTTTCCTGACTCCTGAATGTACAAGCCATCAATTTCTACATTGATTTTGGTAGTTGTTCTAACCTCTTATGTCTATTCATCTATTAAAAGTTCTTAGcatcattttattttattgaagTAAAAAGTAGTtacatttttttccttttccatttttttttaaaatatagatAACGAACTGTATAAACTTATTTACAACAcagctaaatttttttttgtggTATTTGGTTTGGAATATTGATCCCTATTTATTATGTCagtattaaatttgaaaaaatcatTCTGCTACAGGATTGACAGAAAATATCAGATGGTGAACATTCTCCTTTCATGCTGGAATCACTCCGCCTTTCATTGCAATCATTCAGTATTTAATGAGAGTGAAAGATTCTCCCAATTTGTATGTTAAGTGGCTTAACCTTGTGATCTTAGCTCTTAAATAGTATATTGCTTGACACAGCCATAAATTAAGTGTTTTGATCTTTACACAGACATGATTCCTTTTGCCTTGTTCTTCATTGTGTAAACTTGCATTTTACCTTAGAATGTTTAGCTTCCTCTGAGGACACAAGCATTTGTGTGTAGGAGAGTATATGATATTATCAACAAATGTTTGTGGTGGTTGACTGAGCAGGATTATGCCAATGTGAGTTTTTTCATCCATCCGTGTCTATATTCCATACAACTGGAATGCCTTTTTCTTACCTTCTGTGTGTGCACTTATGAACCTTTGACTCTTCTTCTCAGCAACACCAGGAAGAAGTTGGTAAACCTTTGAACCAGACTCAGGTAGAAATGAATGGAGCATTGCAATCAGGTGGGCATTCACAAAAGACACTGAATACTCCGACAAGCAGTCAACAGTTAAAATCTGCTTCAGATAATGTACAGAGTAGTGGCACCTCTCCTCATGTCAAGGGAAAGAAGAGATTGAGGAATGATCAAATAGTGGAGCCAATCAAGGGTGACCAGACCATGGAACTTGTCAAGAAAGACCTTCATACAGAAACAATCAAGCGAGAGCAATTTTCTAAAGTTGGTGATGGAGGTTTTGTTACCTTTAAATTTGACAACATTAACACAGAAATTAACAAAATATCTGATAAAGGTGGGCTTGTGAGCACTGAAGGGGTTGAGAATTTGGTCAGCTTAATGCAACTAGATATAACAGAGAAGAAAATAGATTTAGCTGGTCGCATAATACTTGTTGATGTCATTACCGTTACAGAAAAGTCCGATTTCCTTAATAAGTTTGTTCAGCTTAGGGGAGTGCCTGTGCTGGATGAATGGCTCCAGGAGGTGCACAAAGGAAAGACTGATAATGGAAGCAATCCTCATGAGAGTGAAAAATTAGTTGAGGAATTTCTCTTGTCTTTGCTTCGTGCACTTGAAAAATTGCCTATAAACCTACATGCTCTGCAGATTTGTAATATTGGCAAGTCGGTGAACAATTTACGCAGTCATAAAAACATGGAGATTCAGAAGAGAGCTAGGGGTCTTGTTGACACTTGGAAGAAACGAGTTGATGCAGAGATGTCAAAAATAAGTGATGGGAAATTTGTTGCATCTGGTCAACCAGCTTCATTTTCTATGAAGCCAGGACATTCTGATGTTACTCAAGCAGGAAATAAGCGCACTGGATCAATTGATGCAGCTGGTAAAATCTCTATAACTCGGCCATCAGCTGGTAAGGCTTTACCTAGTAAACATGGGATCACTGATTCTAATAATAAGCCAATTGAACTTGCACCTCTTGTAGCTAGCTCAAAGGATCTACATTGTAAAACAGCTGCAGGCAGTGGGGTTTCAATATTGTCATTTCCAACAGTTAAAGAGGAGAAGAGCATTGCTTCCAGTCCATCTCAGAGCAACAGCCACTCTTGTTCTAGTGATCAGGTAAAAACAATGACTTCTTCATGGAAGGAAGAAGCAATGAGTTCAGTAGTTGGATCTGGGAATGCTAGCAAGTTAATTGGCTCTATGAACCGCAGACGTCGGTCAAGCAATGGGCTTCTTGTAACTAATGTATCTGGAAATCTTAATGAAATTCATGCTGGTAAGTGTATGTCAGTTAACAAGGTTATGACAGCAGAAAAAACATTACAAGGTGAAAAACCACTTGATATCCCTGTTGATGATCATGGAAATATCAGTACGTTGATAGTTAGGTTTCCCAACACCGGACGAAGCCCAGGGAAGAGTGACAGTGGTGGTTCTCTTGAGGATCAATTGGTAACTAGCGGCAAATCATCGCCTGTGGGTATATCAGACAAAAATGATTTGAATGATGGCAAATTAAAACTGAAGAACGATGTTCCTTTGTATCACACAACTGATGTTAATACAGCGTCATGTCAGGGCAATGATGTTAAAGAAGGATTAAGTGGGATTGAAGAACAAAGAAGAAATGCTGAGGTAACTGCAAAACTCGCAGATCCTGCTAGAACTGCCTGTTTGTCAGGGAATGAAAATGGAGCTTGCTGGACTGAACCAAGGGCAAATTCTTACAATTCTATGCTTGCCTTGGTAGAAAGTTGTGCTGAGTATTCTGAATCTGCCAATCCTTTGGCTGCTGGGGATGATATGGGGATGAATCTATTAGCTACTGTGGCTGCTGGGGAAATTTCCAGGTCTAACATAATTACACCAATTGATTCACTTGGAAGTCCACGTGCAGTAGAGGAACAATGCACTGGCAACGATGTCTCTATGTTAGGATTATCTTGTGATGATGATATGGCTGAGAGGAATACTCCACATGATGAATCTGCTAATTCTAGCTctgagaagaaagaaaagaaagttgATTGTGTGTTAGCTTCTGATATATTACAGACTGATAACAAGCTTACAAGTAAAAGTGCTAATTCTACTCAATTGCAGACAACACAATCTACTATCACATGTATGAGCTCTCTTGATAATTTAGATTCTGAGAACACAGTGGGAAAATCTGGGGAAGAAAGAATTGATGAACCAGAACCAGAGGAGGGTGATAGCATTGGAGCTGATCCAATTAAAGACAAACAAACCACTGATGTGCAAATTTCTGGCATTTGTACATATATTAGGCCTAATTTTACAGGCCCATTGAAGGATGAAAACACATCTTTTGAAAGGAATTGTAAGATTGAAGATAACAACAATATGTGCTTTTCTGATGTTAAAGCAGGTAATAAGCGTGATATAGATGTCAGTGATTCTGGTAGGAAATTAGAAGCTCCTGTTGTTGAAGAGCATACGACAAGCCAAGTAGTGAAAAAACCGTCAAGTAGTTCTAGCTCGACTGAAAACCTTTTGAAATCTTCTTCACTAGATTCTGAAATCTCATTGCCTGCTGTCAGTATGCCTTCTCTTACCGCTATCAATGAGTCTAATGTCATGAAATCCAATAACATGGAGATCAGTCCGTTGGAATTGTCCTGTGAAGCAAAGGAGAAGAATATCCCCCCTCCTAGCACTGATGAACTAGTAGTGTCTGCTGCTGTTTCTCGTGTCACTGCTGAGATTCTTGAAAATTTAAAGGAGGCTAATGAGAGTCGCTCAGCTGAATCATCAGCAATTCAAGAAGTGCTGTCTACTAAAATCAAGGAAACTGAGAATTCAGCAAAGTCTTATAGGTCATTTGGGTTTGAGGAAGTGAAGGAGGAGGATCATGCATCATCTTTAGATCGCTGCTCATCAATTGTTTTTGCTGAACAAGTTGTTGTCACTAGACTCCAACTTGATTTGAATGAAGGCATTCCTGTGGACGAAGGAAATCAAGGGAAGCCAGTTATCTCTTCATCAATATCTGCCTCTTCAGTACATATGCCTTGCCAATCTCTTTTCTCAATTTCTATGTCAACTAATTTGCCAGCTTCAGTAACCGTAGCTGCTCCAGCAAAAGGTCCTTTTGTTCCACCTGAAGTTTTGTTGAAGACTAAGGGTCAGCCTGGATGGAAAGGCTCAGCGGCTACTAGTGCATTCCGGCCAGCTGAGCCATGGAAGGCATCTAATATTCTAGATACCCTGCCATCTGATGGTGCTGGAAAGAAGAGTCATCTGCTGCTACATATTGATCTTAACATAGCTGATGAGGACGTTGAGGATCAGATGGCAGGTATTACTACTGCTAATGATTTCCCTACAAAAAATGTTGTCGGGGTAGATCTCGATTTAAACAAAGTTGATGATAGTGTGAAGAATGGCCAGTTCTTGGCAAGCACTAACCGTAGATTGGAGCTGCCACTTTTGCACATTCAATCTGCATCTGGAGGACTCCCTGCTGGCAAAGCAAATGTACTCCGGAATTTTGATCTGAATGACAGACCAGGCATTGATGAAATTGGTACAGAAATGCAACCCAGGTGCCAACAAGCAAACTATGCAAATATTGTACCAAGTTTAGCTCCTGTTAGTGGTCATAGAACAAATAATTTGGAACCTGGgtatgcctcatcttccttctgtCCTAACTCTTATCCAGGTGCTGTTCCATCTTTTTTGCCTGATAGAGGAGAGCAATTCAATCTGGCAGTTGCAGCAGTAGAATCCCATAGAATTTCAGGATCATTATGTGCTGGTAACCTTGGTAATGATATTTATCAGGGTCTTGCATTATCATCATTTCCTGCTACAACATTTCCTTTTGCAAACTTATCCTGTCCTTCCACTTTTTCATGTGCACCAGCCGCCTCTTTCTCTGGTGGATCAATCCCATATGTTGATTCTTCTAGTGGAGGTGGTTCGTGCTTCCCTGCTTATCCTTCACTACTTGTCGGTCCTGTTTCTGCTGTTTCATCTCACTATCCTAGGCCTTACATGATAAGTTTTCCTGAAGGTAGCACTGGTAGTTTGAGTAGACAAGGCTTGGATTTGAATACTGGTCCTGGGAGTGGATATCTGGAAGGAAAAGAGGGGAATCTGCCTTCATCCTCAAGATATCTTTTGCCTGCTTCTTCCCAGATTTTCATGGAGAATCAGACTAGAATGTATGGTGTTCCTGGTGTGGGTTCCAAGAGGAAGGAGCCTGAAGGGAGTTGGGGTGCAGAAAGACCCACTGAGAGATCGGCTAAGCATTCACCATGGAAGTAAGAAAATAAATGAAGAAGCAGCTTTGCACGGTACCTCGAGTCCGGTGAACTACTAATCTGTTACCTTTGTTTATATGTAAAATGCCGTGTTTGCGATGCATAGTCTACTAAGCACATGGAATTTATCTTTGTATTGTTTTTCTAGGTTATACACCAACTGAGGCACACATCCTAGTGCATGCATCAAGCATGAATTTGGGATCTTACTGAGGTGATCCAGAACTTGCTTTAATTCCTGTAAATTTCACTCACCATTTTCATCTTCTCTGAAGATGTTTTCTTGGCATTTTTAGGGCTTTCAGGTAAGtttgctgttttttttttcttatggaAAGATAATAAAGCAGGCTTTTTATATAACGTCTCCAATAGAATTAAATGCATTctctaaatatatttattttatcataCCTTGTGCTAATGCCACTGAGTACATTCGATTTATGGGAGGCATTTCACTGATTCCAATAGCTTGGCGTGAGAATATGTTGTTTTTTCTCATGCATGcactacaattttttttttatttagttcgTAGCTCTTTAAGATTGTCAGTTGAATCTTCCCTACATGGGCACATTTTAATTCCATGTCTATAATACATATCACAAGCGATGATATTCCTTGCTTGGGGCGGATGTGAATAGCAGCAGTTCTTCAGTGTCTCAACGTGTACGTCTTATTACCTGACAAATTGTgacattttatattttttattgtagAAAAGCACATCTTAACATTCACTTCATTCTTGCAGTTGCTTATATCATACTTTATGGTAATATGACACCGTAGCTCAGCTATATCTACTAGTCGATAAAGCAAACCTTCAAGGCTTTGTTTCCGAGGTAAAATGCTGTAGCAATTTGTATCTCaaattatttctaattttttttttcttcttttgatgATTCTGTGACTAATACAAACTTAACAGTGAATATATTCACTACGCTTATGCTTAGCTTGCCTTCATTTGTTATTCTTTTCAAGCCGTATGTGAATTCTATGGAGTTGGAATGATCATTTTGTCAATCTTTTGCCGGTAAAGTGAGAGAGAGGCTAGTCTACAAATCTTGTCTCTGCAAAACATGTTTTTATTAATGCTAGTGAAAATTTTCTGTGAAAACAAAAACCATGAAGATAACAAATTATCTTGTGGCGCCTGCTGGGATTTTAAATACATTGTGCTATAATAGAATGTGTTGAATGCGAGCAGAATTGGCCTAGTTTAAAATGACTTGATTAGCTTGATTGAATGAATGATACATGATTATTTGCCTCAGGTGGTCGAACTAGGTTAGTCTTCCAGGATCTAATGACTTTTTGACTCAACATACTGATTGGCTTTGATCGATTGAACTATGCTAATCTGATCAACTCGTTACTCAAATCGGCTTATTATTTTCTGTAGATCTAGAGGGCTTCAGGGTAAAGGTCCTTCCTTCCAAAGGTGagagatttaaatttatataataatattgtcaagggagtttttttttttccttatcaaTGAAAAGACTGTACATTTAATTAGGTCATGAGCAATTTGTGGCcaagattaaaataaaataaaataaaataaaaattattttttacaccAAAAAGACTGAACTGAATCTTTCAAAACTGCTGCATGTACAAAATACATTACTTAGTCAAATCTCAATTTAAGCAGATCCCAGCTCTTCTGAAAATATTGAGCAGAAATCCAAATTTTATCAACTTGGAATAAAACCTAAATGAATCTCCCAAATTTATACCTCTATGTTTGCCATGAGCCTCACGAGATAAATCCTTCATTCTTCTAATGGATGAACGCCGAAGATATCCAAGTTTGTTAGGACAACAAATCAACAATACATACAAACAGTCAAATAATATTACTTGAACTTATATTGTATTTTACACCACTTGAAGAGTCAACTAGTggaagattaaaaaaaaagaagcacAATCACTAGCTAGAACTTGTAGACTTGGACATAAGGGTTCTCCACTGAACCAATCCATATTGTGCCGTTGTGTTCATTCGCTTCGCTCGCTACAAACGTATCATCTTCATTCAATAATACCTCCAGTAGCTTTCCTTCTCTACTCAATTTTATTGCCATAATTTGCTTTACCGTCTGTGTTGTAGTCTTGAAGTACACTTGATGGTTTAAGTCTATCTTTTCACGATTTATGGCCACCCAGAATTCTCCTCTTGAATTTCTTCGAATATTGTCCGGGTAACCTGGGAGGTCTGCGAACACAGTGGTGGCACCAGCCATGGGGCCGCGAAGCCAGTACTTGATGATCCGGCAAGAACCGGTCTCAGCATATACAAGGAAAGTGTTATCATCGCTCAAGGCGACTCCGTTGGGAAAGGGAAGAGAGTCTTTCAGCACTACAACATTCTTCCTTATTGGATCATATTTCAACAGTCTTCCCGTTGAATCTCCTGTAAGCACACATAATAAATAGTCCCTGCACAAAGATATTAGTATTActtattatcattattttataatcaacttaattcaTTATTTGGAACAAACGGTACATAAGATATGGGGACATTAATTCAGTATTggataaaatattcttttctttttcttcttcttcttctcacacGCATTAATTATATTGGAGTATTATTTGCTCTGTAAAAGCTAGAAATAAATTCCTCAAACAAAATTAACAATATTTGAACTAgactaaaaaaaaaagaatagctACTATTAAAATGGCAAAACCATAAATATATGCTCTATCTGTGTTTTatcttatatttttattaatcgTGTTTTAATTCGAGCTATTACTAGTGGCCTTATTTGAAAGTGTTTTTATGTCGAGATGCAATCGAATGGGTTGTTGAACGGCTTCATTGCGAATTTATGGCGTAGCCCACATTTGCATGAATACATAATTAATGTATACGAACGAGGGAGGATGGGAGTGTGGGTATTAAATGTTATGGGTAGGTAATCAGTATAATAGTTTGATGTTATacgttgactttttttttttttttttccaaatttgaGATAAATTTTGAACTTGGAACTCTCACCCTAACTTGCAAAAATCTTTACCAACATCGTAATTAATAGtcttctataattttatttttaaaaaaaaaacttatgaaaaatacaaagccTTGAtactttttaaaaacatttttcaaaattttattaatatcAAAATGATTATATACTTatattattgtaaattttttattGGAATATCTGTTTTACATTTCTAGTTATCTTGTTTATTAATGAAGAGTGGGTTTTGAATGATATTTAATATTCATAACTTTGTAGAAAGATATGGTAAAAAATGTTAGAGAATAGGTTTAATGGTAGTTGATgtggaaatatttaaatttatgtacAGTTGGTTTTatggataataataataataataataataataataataattcttaaattGTAAGTCTACTCACGGCCTCTGGTACTGCGTGCTACTGTCGGTGAAGTACACCTCCCCGGTGCTCTGATCCACGTCCACTCCATTAGTGAAGTTGAACGGTACGCCGTCGGCGCCGTCGGCGATCCTCCTCGCCACCCCTCCCTCCGCCCCCACCGCCAGCAGCCCCAAGTAGGCGTCCGCCACGTACAAAACCCCCGTGGCCCAGTGGAACTGCAGTCCCAGCGGCCGACCGCACTCACTCTCCTCCACCACTCCGCCGCCATAGCATGCTCTGTTCCTGATGAAGAACTCAAAGCGATAAATTAGTAGGCGTTGACCGATCAACTCGGAGatatagattattattattattattacttgtTTGCGGAATTGACGGCGAAGGTGGACCAGCCCTGGGAATGGCCATGCCAGAGGAGGATGCGTCCGTCGGAGACGCCGGTGTAGGGTCCTCGGCCGAGGTGGTCGAAGATGAGGCTCTCAGGGCCGACGGTGGCGGTGAGTTCGAGCCGCTCGATCTGGAGCATGCATTTCACTTCGTAGGgataggaagaggaagaggaagaggaagacgatGGGAGgtagaagaggagaagaatgacGGAGGAGAAGATTGGTAGAGTTATTGAAGCATCGTCCATGGCGGAGTTGGAATTGATGCCGGCGAACAAGGGAATCTGAggcttaaataataataataataataataataataataataataataataataataatatgatttgaCACGGCCCCAAATAAAATTTATGTTAACTAAATATGAAAATGATAGATCAATACTAGAATAAATAAATGGATTATGTAAATTAATCAGTTTTATCaaattaagttgatttttaataactttttttttatattaaataacgtTACACTTTAatcatataaaattatttttataaaatacgTGTAAAAGTTAGCTGAATCATGCTGTTCGACTCGAATAGAATGTAAAATCGGATTCTCTGCTTGCTACTTCGAGTCGACTCTATGTCAAAAatggaaataaataaattaaaaatcagATTCATtggttataaattaaaattaaaagtatatatatagTATCGTTTGAGATTTTTGTTATTTAACAAATAAAGGTCAATAATAAAAAAGTTCATAATGTATACCGAGAAGTCGGTGGAAGGTACGATTAATGAATTTATAATAAATGCAAATTTTCAAGATAatgtaaaaatattaaattaaaaaaaatttaattagttttaagcTTTTCAATCATTGGTCCTCTCATCCCGTTTCATTTTAATTTAGTCTTTAATTCTCAATTTCAGGTAAAAAATAATGCATGTAAAAAGTGCAATTATATTGTAGACTAGCTTTTTTGCTCAACGCAAAATTAATTGTgcttttctttttctgatttatttttagttaaatgTAATTACTTACTTCATCCCTCGGataaaaactctttttttttttttttctctcttttctactACTTTTGTTTGTTTTCTTCCCTTTGTTTTGAACCTTTTTTTGTTTTCTCCGGCATGCTAGCTGAGTTCGTCACTAATTAATGAGCCATTTGGTCGCGGCCCCTCCGTCCTCttggtttttcttcttctccaacaATTGCCTTCCGAACCAATTCTCTTAAATGTTTGTCGTGAGCATGCTACCTAACAATAACATCCTAATTAAGCTCATCCCTTGCTATACATTGAGCCCATACATTAATTAATTACATTGCTCGATCCGTCCGGAATAGATTAATAGTGACCGGAAACTTAAGAGAAGGCTCGGAGCATAGTAAGAGTGATCAGATATTTGAGAGAAGGTCGTACCATAAAAATAATGATGATCCTTTGTTTGAGAAGAGGATTGTTAGAAATACAATCacacattaaaaatatataaaaaagacTGAGTTTAAAAGATTAAATATATCTCCATTAATATGAGATATTTTGAGTAGAGcacaaaaataaatctataaagaCTTAGgtttaaagtggacaatatcataccattacaAAGATATGTgatttcttttggtcctaacaatgttACCCTGTCTTGCTCTCTTTGTGTTGTTATCGAGCTCACTGAAACTAGTCGAGGTTGCTAACGAAGAAGGTAAAAttttccctcttttctttcttcctccctatcttctcttttttgtttatctcaaaagcaacgattttccttttatttttccaaTGAGCAACCCTTTACAAAAcgattttccttttatttttccaaTGAGCAACCCTTTACAAGTCAGCTCTTTTTCCCTTTATCC contains:
- the LOC121997177 gene encoding uncharacterized protein LOC121997177 isoform X1, with the protein product MRVKDSPNLRVYDIINKCLWWLTEQDYANQHQEEVGKPLNQTQVEMNGALQSGGHSQKTLNTPTSSQQLKSASDNVQSSGTSPHVKGKKRLRNDQIVEPIKGDQTMELVKKDLHTETIKREQFSKVGDGGFVTFKFDNINTEINKISDKGGLVSTEGVENLVSLMQLDITEKKIDLAGRIILVDVITVTEKSDFLNKFVQLRGVPVLDEWLQEVHKGKTDNGSNPHESEKLVEEFLLSLLRALEKLPINLHALQICNIGKSVNNLRSHKNMEIQKRARGLVDTWKKRVDAEMSKISDGKFVASGQPASFSMKPGHSDVTQAGNKRTGSIDAAGKISITRPSAGKALPSKHGITDSNNKPIELAPLVASSKDLHCKTAAGSGVSILSFPTVKEEKSIASSPSQSNSHSCSSDQVKTMTSSWKEEAMSSVVGSGNASKLIGSMNRRRRSSNGLLVTNVSGNLNEIHAGKCMSVNKVMTAEKTLQGEKPLDIPVDDHGNISTLIVRFPNTGRSPGKSDSGGSLEDQLVTSGKSSPVGISDKNDLNDGKLKLKNDVPLYHTTDVNTASCQGNDVKEGLSGIEEQRRNAEVTAKLADPARTACLSGNENGACWTEPRANSYNSMLALVESCAEYSESANPLAAGDDMGMNLLATVAAGEISRSNIITPIDSLGSPRAVEEQCTGNDVSMLGLSCDDDMAERNTPHDESANSSSEKKEKKVDCVLASDILQTDNKLTSKSANSTQLQTTQSTITCMSSLDNLDSENTVGKSGEERIDEPEPEEGDSIGADPIKDKQTTDVQISGICTYIRPNFTGPLKDENTSFERNCKIEDNNNMCFSDVKAGNKRDIDVSDSGRKLEAPVVEEHTTSQVVKKPSSSSSSTENLLKSSSLDSEISLPAVSMPSLTAINESNVMKSNNMEISPLELSCEAKEKNIPPPSTDELVVSAAVSRVTAEILENLKEANESRSAESSAIQEVLSTKIKETENSAKSYRSFGFEEVKEEDHASSLDRCSSIVFAEQVVVTRLQLDLNEGIPVDEGNQGKPVISSSISASSVHMPCQSLFSISMSTNLPASVTVAAPAKGPFVPPEVLLKTKGQPGWKGSAATSAFRPAEPWKASNILDTLPSDGAGKKSHLLLHIDLNIADEDVEDQMAGITTANDFPTKNVVGVDLDLNKVDDSVKNGQFLASTNRRLELPLLHIQSASGGLPAGKANVLRNFDLNDRPGIDEIGTEMQPRCQQANYANIVPSLAPVSGHRTNNLEPGYASSSFCPNSYPGAVPSFLPDRGEQFNLAVAAVESHRISGSLCAGNLGNDIYQGLALSSFPATTFPFANLSCPSTFSCAPAASFSGGSIPYVDSSSGGGSCFPAYPSLLVGPVSAVSSHYPRPYMISFPEGSTGSLSRQGLDLNTGPGSGYLEGKEGNLPSSSRYLLPASSQIFMENQTRMYGVPGVGSKRKEPEGSWGAERPTERSAKHSPWK
- the LOC121997177 gene encoding uncharacterized protein LOC121997177 isoform X2; the encoded protein is MNGALQSGGHSQKTLNTPTSSQQLKSASDNVQSSGTSPHVKGKKRLRNDQIVEPIKGDQTMELVKKDLHTETIKREQFSKVGDGGFVTFKFDNINTEINKISDKGGLVSTEGVENLVSLMQLDITEKKIDLAGRIILVDVITVTEKSDFLNKFVQLRGVPVLDEWLQEVHKGKTDNGSNPHESEKLVEEFLLSLLRALEKLPINLHALQICNIGKSVNNLRSHKNMEIQKRARGLVDTWKKRVDAEMSKISDGKFVASGQPASFSMKPGHSDVTQAGNKRTGSIDAAGKISITRPSAGKALPSKHGITDSNNKPIELAPLVASSKDLHCKTAAGSGVSILSFPTVKEEKSIASSPSQSNSHSCSSDQVKTMTSSWKEEAMSSVVGSGNASKLIGSMNRRRRSSNGLLVTNVSGNLNEIHAGKCMSVNKVMTAEKTLQGEKPLDIPVDDHGNISTLIVRFPNTGRSPGKSDSGGSLEDQLVTSGKSSPVGISDKNDLNDGKLKLKNDVPLYHTTDVNTASCQGNDVKEGLSGIEEQRRNAEVTAKLADPARTACLSGNENGACWTEPRANSYNSMLALVESCAEYSESANPLAAGDDMGMNLLATVAAGEISRSNIITPIDSLGSPRAVEEQCTGNDVSMLGLSCDDDMAERNTPHDESANSSSEKKEKKVDCVLASDILQTDNKLTSKSANSTQLQTTQSTITCMSSLDNLDSENTVGKSGEERIDEPEPEEGDSIGADPIKDKQTTDVQISGICTYIRPNFTGPLKDENTSFERNCKIEDNNNMCFSDVKAGNKRDIDVSDSGRKLEAPVVEEHTTSQVVKKPSSSSSSTENLLKSSSLDSEISLPAVSMPSLTAINESNVMKSNNMEISPLELSCEAKEKNIPPPSTDELVVSAAVSRVTAEILENLKEANESRSAESSAIQEVLSTKIKETENSAKSYRSFGFEEVKEEDHASSLDRCSSIVFAEQVVVTRLQLDLNEGIPVDEGNQGKPVISSSISASSVHMPCQSLFSISMSTNLPASVTVAAPAKGPFVPPEVLLKTKGQPGWKGSAATSAFRPAEPWKASNILDTLPSDGAGKKSHLLLHIDLNIADEDVEDQMAGITTANDFPTKNVVGVDLDLNKVDDSVKNGQFLASTNRRLELPLLHIQSASGGLPAGKANVLRNFDLNDRPGIDEIGTEMQPRCQQANYANIVPSLAPVSGHRTNNLEPGYASSSFCPNSYPGAVPSFLPDRGEQFNLAVAAVESHRISGSLCAGNLGNDIYQGLALSSFPATTFPFANLSCPSTFSCAPAASFSGGSIPYVDSSSGGGSCFPAYPSLLVGPVSAVSSHYPRPYMISFPEGSTGSLSRQGLDLNTGPGSGYLEGKEGNLPSSSRYLLPASSQIFMENQTRMYGVPGVGSKRKEPEGSWGAERPTERSAKHSPWK